A window from Kineococcus rhizosphaerae encodes these proteins:
- a CDS encoding prepilin peptidase, with protein MGATLTIGERPALLLYVYLGAVLLPLLVCDMRLHRLPTCFIAPAYPVAAVAFLADAVMTGEWSRLLHAVLGCAVLGGVYLVLCAMPGGLMGLGDVRLAGVLGAALAWISWEALLIGALGAFVLSFLVGLPQLLLRRTRLQSRVAFGPYMLLASVLAVAAGA; from the coding sequence GTGGGCGCGACCCTGACCATCGGCGAGCGTCCCGCCCTGCTCCTGTACGTCTACCTCGGCGCGGTTCTGCTGCCGCTGCTGGTGTGCGACATGCGCCTGCACCGCCTGCCGACGTGCTTCATCGCCCCGGCCTACCCCGTGGCTGCGGTCGCCTTCCTCGCCGACGCCGTCATGACGGGGGAGTGGTCCAGGCTCCTGCACGCGGTCCTGGGCTGCGCGGTCCTGGGCGGGGTCTACCTGGTGCTGTGCGCGATGCCCGGCGGGCTCATGGGCTTGGGGGATGTACGTCTTGCGGGCGTGCTGGGCGCAGCCCTGGCATGGATCAGCTGGGAGGCCCTGCTCATCGGAGCGCTCGGCGCTTTCGTCCTGTCCTTCCTCGTTGGGCTTCCCCAGCTGCTGCTGCGGCGCACGCGGCTGCAGAGCCGGGTGGCCTTCGGGCCGTACATGCTCCTTGCGTCGGTGCTCGCGGTCGCTGCCGGGGCCTGA